DNA from Cetobacterium ceti:
TTTAAAATTCCTAATTTTTCTTTCGAATTAACTTTTTTTGTTAATTGATTTAAATTTATTCCTATTCGATTTAATTCTAAAATTAATTTGGGTAATTCTTCTATTACTAGAATTTCTTTTTCTTTAATGAGTTTTAAAAAAAAATCTTGTTTAGATAGTTTAGATTTTAATATTTTTTTATTTAATTGATCTAATTCTTCTTGGGATAATCTAAATTTAACTTGATGATTTCTTATTCTATTTTCTTCCATGATATACCATCCTCTAACCCCGTAGGGCGAGAAAAAACCGTAGGTTTTTCTTTGCTGGGTACCAGTAAAGGTATCTCGCCTATCAAAAATTTGATAGGGGTTT
Protein-coding regions in this window:
- a CDS encoding plasmid mobilization protein, with the protein product NPYQIFDRRDTFTGTQQRKTYGFFSPYGVRGWYIMEENRIRNHQVKFRLSQEELDQLNKKILKSKLSKQDFFLKLIKEKEILVIEELPKLILELNRIGINLNQLTKKVNSKEKLGILKKIDLNRELKINSDALKSILNTIKDIFS